The following proteins are co-located in the Silene latifolia isolate original U9 population chromosome 1, ASM4854445v1, whole genome shotgun sequence genome:
- the LOC141608081 gene encoding uncharacterized protein LOC141608081 translates to MASQITTLSYLLCLNLMFFTLVSANYYVPCPPPPSPPPSCHSCGGHHGGGSTTPKTPPSPTPPSSSGGHGPTTPTTGGDKGVNYQLRELKMKTLFRSQELWELVENGFEDTKPTEPDAALKEKRKKDAKALFIIQQALEEEFFSRIASATTSKEAWDILKSEYLGDKKVIKCGEMRAYGEKISDERSCWEGVKERQRTHEERVNRSSEKKEEQAFVSKGESSQDRSNRSGRGRGRGGFRGRGRGRTSGQSSETQAKDTPKGPMKCYYCNKPGHKEYVPQLAYNLLSVGQLLESGFSLSFDNNSCEIKDKKSNEIVAMTSMGRNKMFSLDLVKSVGRALTVKEDDKARLWHLRYGHLNVQSLKLLSRKGLVDGLPGIGELGICEGCIYGKQSRDSFPTGKAWRASECLELVHADLCGPMQTESLGGSKYFFYYLPMTADRMSWGVNRELTAPYTPEQNGVAERKNRTVVEMARSMLRGRSLPNDLWGEAVSTAVYILNISPSRAIQDRIPYEIWKGRRPNVEHLRVFGCIAYSLVNLRSKLDEKSDQIQHRWEYLKHKAGLVAKGYAQLEGIDFEETFSPVARFETEEVYVEQPLGFVKRKEEGKVYRLQKALYGLKQAPRACSSQEMLNEFRKAMMKEFEMTDLGKLQYFLGLEVNQTEKGISVSQRKYAKDLLKKFRMEDSEIAITPMNANEKLQREVHCPTKQHLGAAKRILRYIAGTVEKGIRYETSEDFSLVGFEIVTGGSLDDRKSTSGTKHIEVQHHFIRGLVSEGKIELKFVAPMSENADLFTKSLFQAKHQNFMEKIGVCKSKQVISSFLIFVLSHKTHKIHNNKCPIDILKLAACANVLPGLLGVVLGAPPKSQCCSLISGLTDLDAAICLCTAIKANVLGISLNVPISLSLLLNFCNKAGDASGFQCS, encoded by the exons atggCTTCACAAATTACCACACTAAGTTACCTTCTATGCCTTAACCTTATGTTCTTCACTTTGGTTAGTGCTAATTACTATGTCCCTTGCCCACCACCACCAAGTCCACCACCATCGTGTCATTCGTGTGGCGGCCACCATGGTGGCGGTTCAACAACACCCAAAACACCACCATCACCGACACCCCCATCATCGTCTGGAGGCCACGGTCCAACAACACCCACAACTGGAGGTGACAAA GGTGTCAACTATCAATTGCGGGAATTGAAGATGAAGACTCTGTTCAGATCACAAGAGCTTTGGGAACTGGTTGAAAATGGGTTTGAAGATACCAAACCAACAGAACCAGATGCAGCTCTTAAGGAGAAGAGAAAGAAAGATGCCAAGGCTTTGTTTATCATTCAGCAAGCCTTGGAGGAGGAGTTCTTTTCTCGGATTGCTTCTGCTACTACATCAAAGGAGGCCTGGGATATTCTGAAATCAGAATATCTAGGTGACAAGAAAGTAATCAAG TGCGGCGAGATGAGGGCATATGGAGAGAAAATATCAGATGAGCGGAGTTGTTGGGAAGGTGTTAAGGAGCGACAAAGAA CTCATGAAGAAAGAGTCAACAGATCTTCAGAGAAGAAGGAGGAGCAGGCATTTGTCTCCAAGGGTGAGTCTTCCCAGGACAGATCAAACAGGTCTGGAAGAGGTAGAGGAAGAGGAGGTTTCAGAGGAAGAGGACGTGGCAGGACATCTGGCCAGTCATCTGAAACTCAAGCTAAGGACACTCCAAAGGGTCCTATGAAGTGTTACTACTGTAACAAGCCGGGTCATAAGGAG TATGTACCTCAATTGGCCTATAATTTGTTAAGTGTTGGTCAATTGCTTGAGTCTGGTTTTTCACTATCATTTGATAATAATTCTTGTGAAATTAAGGATAAAAAATCAAATGAGATAGTGGCCATGACATCAATGGGAAGGAATAAAATGTTTTCCCTTGATTTAGTCAAGTCAGTGGGTAGAGCATTGACAGTAAAAGAGGATGATAAGGCCAGACTGTGGCATCTTAGGTATGGCCACCTTAATGTTCAAAGTTTGAAACTTTTGAGTAGGAAAGGATTAGTGGATGGTTTGCCTGGGATTGGTGAACTTGGAATTTGTGAGGGATGCATTTATGGAAAACAGTCTAGAGACTCATTTCCAACTGGTAAGGCATGGAGGGCTAGTGAATGTTTAGAATTGGTGCATGCTGATCTTTGTGGCCCTATGCAGACAGAGTCATTAGGAGGaagtaaatattttttttattatttaccgATGACTGCAGATAGGATGAGTTGG GGTGTAAATAGAGAATTGACTGCTCCATATACTCCTGAGCAAAATGGTGTTGCAGAGAGGAAGAATAGAACTGTGGTTGAGATGGCAAGAAGTATGCTAAGGGGAAGAAGTTTACCAAATGATTTATGGGGTGAAGCAGTGTCAACTGCAGTATATATCTTGAACATCTCACCATCTAGGGCTATTCAAGATAGAATACCTTATGAGATTTGGAAGGGAAGGAGGCCAAATGTGGAACATCTCAGAGTGTTTGGGTGCATAGCATATTCCCTAGTGAATTTAAGGTCAAAGCTTGATGAAAAGTCA GACCAAATTCAACACAGATGGGAGTATCTGAAGCATAAAGCCGGACTAGTGGCCAAAGGGTATGCTCAATTGGAGGGGATTGATTTTGAGGAGACTTTCTCACCAGTGGCAAGATTTGAGACA GAAGAGGTCTATGTGGAACAGCCACTGGGTTTTGTCAAAAGGAAAGAAGAGGGAAAGGTTTACAGGCTGCAGAAGGCTCTATATGGACTGAAGCAAGCTCCTAGAGCCTG TTCATCTCAAGAAATGCTGAATGAATTCAGAAAGGCTATGATGAAAGAGTTTGAGATGACAGATCTAGGAAAGCTGCAATATTTTCTTGGATTAGAGGTGAATCAGACTGAAAAAGGTATCTCTGTGTCTCAGAGGAAGTATGCAAAAGATTTACTGAAGAAATTCAGAATGGAGGATTCTGAAATTGCAATCACACCAATGAATGCAAATGAGAAGCTGCAGAGGGAAGTGCACTG TCCAACAAAGCAGCATCTAGGAGCTGCAAAGAGGATTTTAAGGTACATTGCAGGAACAGTAGAGAAGGGAATTAGGTATGAAACCTCTGAAGATTTCAGTCTGGTTGGATTCGAGATAGTGACTGGGGGAAGTCTTGATGACAGAAAGAGTACATCAGG GACCAAACACATTGAGGTTCAGCATCATTTTATCAGAGGCTTAGTCAGTGAAGGAAAAATTGAGTTAAAGTTCGTGGCACCAATGAGCGAGAATGCAGATTTGTTTACCAAAAGTTTATTCCAAGCCAAGCATCAGAATTTCATGGAGAAAATTGGAGTTTGCA AATCAAAGCAAGTAATTTCTTCCTTCCTCATATTTGTTTTGTCACATAAAACTCACAAAATTCACAACAACAAATGCCCCATTGACATTCTTAAGTTGGCAGCATGTGCTAATGTCCTTCCCGGACTACTCGGAGTAGTGCTCGGGGCCCCACCAAAAAGTCAATGTTGCAGTCTTATTAGTGGCTTGACTGACCTTGATGCAGCAATATGCCTTTGTACTGCCATTAAAGCTAATGTCTTAGGTATTAGCCTTAATGTTCCTATATCTTTAAGCTTGTTGCTAAACTTTTGCAACAAGGCCGGTGACGCCTCCGGCTTCCAGTGCTCTTAA